From Azospirillum baldaniorum, the proteins below share one genomic window:
- a CDS encoding efflux RND transporter periplasmic adaptor subunit — MRHTLRIVALLVLVALGGGAYWYFVKQGGTINTLLAGKVPSPGGASAGGPAAGGPPGGTPPMPVEASPVKTGTVSRQVTAVGSLLSSESVVIRPEVAGKVSEIAFLEGQAVKKGAVLIRLDDSIARATLAQAQASIAFSRAELARADELYRQRTGPARNREQALAKLQSDEAAVQLAKAQLEKLTLTAPFDGVLGLRKVSVGDVVAAGKDIVNLEAIEILKLDFRVPELYLPTVRTGQTLKVAVDSFGGRTFDGTVYAIDPLVDVNGRAVVIRARVPNSDGALRPGLFARVALTLDQTPNAVLVPEQAVSAFGNRQFVFKVVEGKAVQTTVTLGERRNAEVEITAGLQPGDVVVTAGQLKIRDGAPVVVVNNKPAGS, encoded by the coding sequence ATGCGCCACACGCTTCGCATCGTCGCCCTTCTGGTTCTGGTCGCTCTCGGCGGCGGCGCCTACTGGTACTTCGTCAAGCAGGGCGGAACCATCAACACGCTGCTCGCCGGCAAGGTTCCGTCCCCCGGCGGCGCCTCCGCAGGCGGCCCGGCGGCGGGCGGCCCGCCGGGCGGCACACCGCCGATGCCGGTGGAGGCCTCGCCGGTCAAGACCGGCACCGTGTCGCGTCAGGTCACCGCGGTCGGCTCCTTGCTGTCCAGCGAATCGGTGGTCATCCGGCCCGAGGTGGCGGGCAAGGTCTCCGAGATCGCCTTCCTGGAAGGGCAGGCGGTGAAAAAGGGGGCGGTGCTGATCCGGCTCGACGACTCCATCGCCCGTGCCACGCTGGCCCAGGCGCAGGCAAGCATCGCTTTCTCCCGCGCCGAATTGGCCCGCGCCGACGAACTGTACCGCCAGCGCACCGGCCCCGCCCGCAATCGCGAGCAGGCGCTCGCCAAGCTCCAGTCCGACGAGGCGGCGGTGCAGCTCGCCAAGGCGCAGTTGGAGAAGCTGACCCTGACCGCCCCATTCGACGGCGTGCTGGGCCTGCGCAAGGTCTCGGTGGGCGACGTGGTGGCGGCGGGCAAGGACATCGTGAACCTGGAGGCCATCGAGATCCTGAAGCTCGATTTCCGGGTGCCGGAGCTGTATCTGCCGACCGTCCGCACCGGCCAGACCCTGAAGGTCGCCGTGGACTCCTTCGGCGGGCGGACCTTCGACGGCACGGTCTACGCCATCGACCCGCTGGTGGACGTGAACGGCCGCGCCGTGGTGATCCGCGCCCGCGTCCCCAACAGCGACGGCGCCCTGCGCCCTGGCCTGTTCGCCCGGGTGGCCCTGACGCTGGACCAGACACCGAACGCTGTGCTGGTGCCCGAGCAGGCGGTCAGCGCCTTCGGCAACAGGCAGTTCGTCTTCAAGGTGGTGGAGGGCAAGGCGGTGCAGACCACGGTCACGCTGGGCGAGCGCCGCAACGCCGAGGTGGAGATCACCGCCGGCCTGCAGCCCGGCGACGTGGTGGTGACCGCCGGTCAGCTGAAGATCCGCGATGGCGCCCCGGTGGTGGTCGTGAACAACAAGCCGGCGGGGAGCTGA